One Fusarium poae strain DAOMC 252244 chromosome 4, whole genome shotgun sequence DNA window includes the following coding sequences:
- a CDS encoding hypothetical protein (TransMembrane:2 (o41-59i268-286o)~BUSCO:6918at5125) — protein MAENPSPDERVVIDDLTPEEANRIIHSHRKVRYGKSLANNLNLETLLLIIALGTACWPCRQRKVKCDNKQPCENCVKREHPRLCSYKPNRSSTSKPTASGSVSESSQTVVNRKRTHSFSEVPREEAIRKVERQESWPRALASIDEPEVGADRYLGQNSIPALLREQSSPVHKGEGLDIRQDMRSILGLDTSAPFPLMSSHHLQKLTQDISNELPSDREVMKLFRAYKEIPQPFWGFVMDIDDLESKLMIYLEERSRNATSGMKSTKPVTASWLAILFAVLAVGSQYHESPYHIRTRDSQRFIQISFHFLRLGNFLLRPSFDSIQALLLTCFVLLNDMKAEASWALMGLTCRLAQSLGLHRTPRNESRDCTPPNTQSKEMVRRRLWWSCVWHDTLTSLSFDRSPMTNFPCCPIPVMSPTPSGNYSYLETMYHLMEIISRRLNPDDMMSSTYAQIVEDCEAVEQLRNRTTPQLRAKENCKTALDRLQHYAIRLHTSFVISVACRPALRKDSEFEPEQRKTLAERCKDNLTETVRMFLAMHQLSAIPTRSWAFTYHGLSSALLLGILCETKTDPEVRQLQGDLIAALSATAAKDVSSPEPHVMTTDKDIELSGPLYRALTALKNIYDHGSIVPSHLKKEGDASAAGSGSRTPQFPFGNTGQYSGNGNSMFRNVSQSADPREDAALAMAEMQNGGASIQDFAGLPYSQQMQANANLNIDSMNAMNVDPTQYMAPMDLYESIWGESPDPWNTGMDSLNFDFLAQPPPGQPQQQFYF, from the exons ATGGCGGAAAACCCTAGTCCAGATGAGCGCGTGGTCATTGATGACCTGACCCCAGAGGAGGCTAATCGAATCATACATTCCCATCGCAAGGTTCGATACGGTAAGAGTCTTGCGAATAACCTCAATTTGGAAACTCTGTTACTTATCATCGCGTTAGGTACCGCCTGTTGGCCCTGTCGCCAACGCAAAGTAAAGTGCGACAACAAACAACCGTGTGAGAACTGCGTCAAGAGAGAACACCCTCGGCTATGTTCTTATAAGCCCAATCGCTCATCAACTTCCAAGCCGACGGCATCAGGCTCTGTTTCAGAATCCAGTCAAACGGTTGTGAATCGAAAAAGGACTCATTCGTTCTCAGAAGTTCCCCGTGAAGAAGCCATACGCAAGGTTGAGCGTCAGGAAAGTTGGCCGCGCGCCCTTG CAAGCATTGATGAACCAGAAGTGGGAGCAGATCGTTATCTTGGGCAGAACAGCATTCCCGCCCTGCTGCGCGAGCAGTCTTCACCAGTTCACAAAGGCGAGGGTCTTGACATTCGACAAGACATGCGGTCCATTCTGGGACTCGACACATCGGCGCCTTTCCCGCTGATGTCATCTCATCACCTTCAAAAATTAACACAGGACATCTCAAATGAATTGCCATCCGACCGCGAGGTCATGAA GCTGTTCAGGGCGTACAAGGAAATACCGCAGCCCTTTTGGGGTTTTGTGATGGACATCGACGACCTCGAGAGCAAGCTCATGATTTACTTGGAAGAACGTTCACGAAATGCGACCAGCGGAATGAAATCGACCAAACCTGTCACAGCATCATGGCTCGCCATACTCTTTGCCGTCTTAGCTGTCGGCTCTCAATACCACGAATCTCCCTACCACATTCGCACGCGAGACTCCCAACGCTTCATCCAAATATCCTTCCACTTCCTCCGATTGGGCAATTTTCTTCTTCG ACCCTCGTTCGACTCGATCCAAGCTCTCCTTCTTACATGCTTTGTTCTTTTAAATGATATGAAAGCCGAGGCCTCGTGGGCTTTGATGGGATTGACCTGTCGGCTTGCCCAGTCATTGGGTCTGCACAGAACACCACGTAACGAGAGTCGCGATTGCACACCGCCAAATACACAATCGAAGGAGATGGTTAGAAGGAGACTATGGTGGAGCTGTGTATGGCATGACACATTGACGTCGCTTTCTTTTGATCG ATCACCAATGACCAACTTCCCGTGCTGTCCAATTCCTGTCATGTCGCCGACGCCAAGCGGAAACTACTCATACCTCGAGACGATGTACCATCTTATGGAAATAATTTCTCGTCGATTGAATCCGGACGATATGATGAGTTCGACATACGCACAAATTGTTGAAGATTGCGAGGCAGTAGAGCAGCTTCGAAACCGCACCACACCTCAATTGCGGGCCAAAGAAAACTGCAAAACAGCGCTCGACCGTCTACAACACTACGCCATTCGCCTCCACACATCATTTGTCATCTCCGTCGCGTGTCGTCCAGCGCTTCGCAAAGACAGCGAGTTTGAACCTGAGCAGCGCAAAACGCTAGCGGAGCGCTGCAAAGACAACCTAACCGAAACCGTCCGAATGTTTTTGGCAATGCACCAATTGTCAGCAATCCCCACGAGGAGCTGGGCATTCACGTACCATGGCCTATCATCTGCTTTACTACTGGGCATACTTTGCGAAACAAAGACGGACCCAGAGGTTCGACAGTTGCAGGGTGATTTGATCGCTGCCCTGTCTGCCACCGCCGCCAAGGACGTTAGCTCCCCGGAGCCTCATGTCATGACCACCGACAAGGACATTGAGCTTTCAGGCCCACTCTACCGAGCATTGACTGCTCTCAAAAATATCTACGACCACGGCTCCATCGTCCCATCGCACCTCAAGAAGGAGGGCGACGCCTCTGCCGCTGGCAGCGGGAGCCGGACGCCCCAATTCCCCTTTGGGAACACTGGACAGTATTCCGGAAACGGCAATTCAATGTTTCGCAACGTCTCCCAGAGCGCCGACCCACGCGAGGACGCTGCTCTCGCCATGGCAGAGATGCAAAACGGAGGTGCATCGATCCAAGACTTTGCTGG ACTTCCATACAGCCAACAGATGCAGGCTAACGCAAACCTCAACATCGACAGCATGAATGCGATGAATGTCGATCCTACGCAATACATGGCTCCCATGGACCTTTACGAATCTATTTGGGGTG AATCGCCAGACCCTTGGAACACGGGAATGGACTCGTTAAACTTTGACTTTTTGGCCCAACCCCCACCAGGCCAGCCTCAGCAACAGTTCTACTTTTAG